One window of Nicotiana tomentosiformis chromosome 11, ASM39032v3, whole genome shotgun sequence genomic DNA carries:
- the LOC138901197 gene encoding uncharacterized protein yields MYGGAKTWVRTAGGDSEYFSVDMGLHQGSTLSPFLVSLAMYALTLHIQGEVPWCMLFADDIVLIDKMRGGVNERLEVRRHTLESEGFKLSRTMIEYLECKFSRVTQEANGDVMLDMQVIHRRESFKYIWSII; encoded by the coding sequence ATGTATGGTGGAGCTAAGACATGGGTTAGGACAGCAGGAGGAGACTCTGAGTACTTCTCGGTTGACATGGGGTTGCATCAAGGATCAACACTTAGCCCGTTTTTGGTTTCCTTGGCAATGTACGCATTGACATtacacattcaaggggaggtgccttggtgcatgttatttgcagatgacataGTCCTGATTGATAAGATGCGAggtggtgttaacgagaggctggaggttagGAGACATACCCTTGAGTCtgagggtttcaagttgagcaggacaatgatagaatacttggagtgcaagttcagtcgTGTTACCCAGGAAGCGAACGGGGATGTGATGCTTGATATGCAAGTCATCCACAGGAGAGAGAGTTTCAAGTATATATGGTCTATAATTTAG